The following are from one region of the bacterium genome:
- a CDS encoding sugar phosphate isomerase/epimerase family protein, whose translation MYLSCSSESYAADLNDGRMSLAAWFRLCAEELGLRAVELEDKHVGEPSAARIAELTAAAARHGLEIVNIALMNNFGLADDTRRRAEEERTIAWMGTSRDLGARFLRTFAGWPEGDRAARWPAMIASLRTVCARAEAAGVALVMENHNHGGFVQTADDVAAILDAVGSPALSLLLDTGNFLDGRPSIERTASLARHAHAKFTRVGRNGRDERIDNAGAIDLLRAAGYRGAVSVEYEGEEAGRTAVPRALGYLRSLGLGVQP comes from the coding sequence ATGTATCTCTCGTGCAGCTCGGAGTCCTACGCCGCGGACCTCAACGACGGACGGATGAGCCTCGCGGCCTGGTTCCGGTTGTGCGCCGAGGAGCTCGGGCTGCGGGCGGTCGAGCTCGAGGACAAGCACGTCGGCGAGCCGTCCGCCGCACGCATCGCCGAATTGACCGCCGCCGCGGCGCGCCACGGCCTCGAGATCGTCAACATCGCGCTGATGAACAACTTCGGCCTCGCCGACGACACGCGGCGGCGCGCCGAGGAGGAGCGTACCATCGCCTGGATGGGCACGTCGCGCGATCTCGGGGCGCGGTTCCTGCGTACGTTCGCCGGCTGGCCGGAAGGCGACCGCGCCGCCCGGTGGCCGGCGATGATCGCGTCGCTCCGGACGGTGTGCGCGCGCGCGGAGGCCGCCGGCGTGGCGCTCGTGATGGAAAACCACAATCACGGCGGGTTCGTGCAGACGGCGGACGACGTCGCGGCCATCCTGGACGCGGTGGGGAGCCCGGCGCTCAGCCTGCTGCTCGACACGGGCAACTTCCTCGACGGCCGGCCCTCGATCGAGCGCACCGCGTCCCTCGCGCGGCACGCCCACGCCAAGTTCACGCGGGTCGGCCGGAACGGACGGGACGAGCGGATCGACAACGCCGGGGCGATCGACCTGCTGCGCGCCGCCGGGTATCGGGGCGCCGTCTCCGTCGAGTACGAGGGCGAGGAGGCCGGGCGGACCGCGGTGCCGCGCGCGCTCGGGTACCTGCGGAGCCTCGGCCTGGGCGTGCAACCCTGA
- a CDS encoding Gfo/Idh/MocA family oxidoreductase has product MGLKVGLIGAGAMGRRHLEALARDARAQVVGVADAVEEAARSAAAAAGAAPCRDLADLADAGAEAVFVTLPNVFHARVVLEALDRGLHVFCEKPMATTLEEGRAVASRARRAGRVYQMGFNRRWSPSYRYLKGRIDAGFVPYSASVKINDGDMLTPSWYTNVEICGGFMYDTAVHLVDMVAWLVGPVERVSALGRRSCYPDYDDIAMLLHCRGDRPVAFSTCGHASWAAPQERVELYGDHALLVSEDLDRVRHTTRETAEAPWEQLPSPDRVTLWGYVDEDREFIDACLGRVPPPVGAGEAFHSIAVLEAAYASIRNGGASTPVAQE; this is encoded by the coding sequence ATGGGCCTGAAGGTGGGCCTGATCGGCGCGGGCGCGATGGGCCGCCGGCATCTGGAGGCGCTCGCGCGCGACGCGCGCGCGCAGGTGGTGGGCGTCGCGGACGCGGTGGAAGAGGCCGCCCGCTCCGCGGCGGCCGCCGCGGGGGCCGCGCCCTGCCGCGATCTCGCCGACCTCGCGGACGCGGGCGCGGAAGCCGTCTTCGTGACGCTGCCGAACGTGTTTCACGCCCGGGTCGTGCTCGAGGCGCTCGACCGCGGGCTGCACGTCTTTTGCGAGAAGCCGATGGCCACGACGCTCGAGGAGGGACGCGCGGTCGCGTCGCGCGCGCGGCGCGCCGGCCGCGTGTACCAGATGGGCTTCAACCGGCGGTGGTCGCCGTCGTACCGATATTTGAAAGGGCGGATCGACGCGGGCTTCGTCCCGTACTCCGCCAGCGTGAAGATCAACGACGGCGACATGCTGACGCCGAGCTGGTACACGAACGTCGAGATCTGCGGCGGCTTCATGTACGACACCGCCGTGCACCTCGTCGACATGGTCGCGTGGCTCGTGGGTCCGGTCGAGCGGGTCTCGGCGCTCGGCCGGCGCAGCTGCTATCCCGATTACGACGACATCGCGATGCTGCTGCACTGCCGCGGCGACCGCCCCGTCGCCTTCAGCACCTGCGGCCACGCGTCCTGGGCGGCGCCGCAGGAACGGGTGGAATTGTACGGCGATCATGCGCTCCTCGTCTCGGAGGACCTCGACCGCGTGCGGCACACCACCCGCGAGACGGCCGAGGCGCCGTGGGAGCAGCTGCCGTCGCCCGACCGCGTCACGCTCTGGGGGTACGTGGACGAGGACCGCGAGTTCATCGACGCCTGCCTGGGCCGGGTGCCGCCGCCGGTCGGCGCGGGCGAGGCGTTCCACAGTATCGCAGTGCTCGAGGCCGCGTACGCCAGCATCCGGAACGGCGGCGCGTCCACCCCGGTCGCCCAGGAGTAG